In Papaver somniferum cultivar HN1 chromosome 9, ASM357369v1, whole genome shotgun sequence, the genomic stretch AGTGCAGAACAATATACATCTTAAGGTACAAGATTTACTGGAAAATGGAGAATGGAGTATTCCCACTGATTTACAAAGTATAattccttcttctttgccttcagtAAATGGTGGTAAGGATATGGTTGTGTGGTGTGGAGATGTAAAGGGTGTTTTCACTACTACTGCTGTTGTTGAaaaaattagaatcaaggaaCCTAAGGTGCATTGGCCCAACCTGATATGGAAATCATTCTTGCATCCTGGAATTGCCAGCAACATTTGAAACATCCAACAAGGAGTTTACGTGGATGATGAAAAAATGGTGAATAAAGGTTACTCATTAGCTTCCAAGTGTTGTATATGTCAACAAGATCAAGATAGTATGAAGCACCTTCTCTGGCTATGCAGTTTCAGTACTCATATATGGCAATGGTTAGTACCAATCTTTAATTTCCAAATTTCTTCTTCATTGGATGATATCCTTCACTTTGCTAAGAATAAAATTTCATTTGTTAAGCAAGTGTGGATTACAACATCATGTGCCACATTAAGGGAATTATGGTTTCAGAAAATAAAGTGATTCATGAAGGTATTCCGCCCAATCTGGAGAGCTTTACAAGAAGAATTCTGCAACTAGTTTACTATGGAAGTTATAGAATGACTGGAACAAAGTGGTTGTCAAATTATGATACCAATATTCTTAACTTCTTTAAGCTGGagcagaaaaaaatcaaaaatcactcCCTGAAAAAATGTCATTGGAATGGCCCACTGTTGGGATATATGATGTTATGTTGTGAAGGAGTAGCAAATGGCAATCCTGGAGCTGCAGAATATGGTATAATTGGTACAGATCACCAAAGTCAGGTCATTGGTACCATTTCTGGAGGTGTTGGTTTAGCTACAAGTTTCATTGCTGCAGTTGTGTCAGTAATTTGTGCCACTGAATGGGCTATTAAAATACAATGTAGCAAGATTATTGTTAGATCTTCTGACAAAACAGTAATGGAAAATTTCAGAAAAGGAGTGGTTCCTTGGTATCTAAGGGCAAGATGGCTGAAATCAATTACCGGGCTGGCTGACATTCAGTATGAAGATTGTTATAAAGAAATTAACTTTACAGCTGAAAGCTTAGAAAGGTATGGAACAAGACTATCTCAAGGGGTAACTATCATTCAAAATGGGAAGCCATCTTCTTTAGCTCAGGTTGAAATGCCTCATACAACATATCACAGAGTTTGATTGTTAAAAAATGagattttctctctctcttttgctGTTAAAAATTATGTCTTTGTTTCTATAATTGTTGGGCTCTGTCCTTATTGGGCCTGGTCtttcttctttagtttttccttttttgGGTATGTCATGTTTTCCTATTTGGTCAATCCTATAATTTGGTTGTTTTAGTTTCTCTATCAATAAAAAtttgtgattcagcaaaaaaaaaaatgaccctACCAATTTAATCATGTCGGCAGAAATGGACTAATCCAATGGCTCATTTGGTAGTTTGTATATAACCTCCCCACCTGGTCACACCTTATCACcattttcttcgtcttcttcatccTCCTTTTACACTTCCAGGTTCGATTTTTTTTCCAACTTACTTTTTCGTTctcctacaagaaaaacacagaaaACACCTAATATATTAAAGGGAATGAGCACTAAAAACGACTTTTTGGTGCAATAGTTGCGTGAATGTTTAAAACTTTGGGTTGTACTCGATTTCGAGTTTATTATAGGGAATGAGAAATAAAAACGGGAAAATCAACAACATATTGAAATCTCTCGCCTAACAACAATATTACAATCACCTGATTGATAAAATATCTCAGTATCTTATTTGCACGTTTTTGTCCAAATCAAATTAGACAGCACAATGCTTTTGAAGACTTCTCTTCTAGCCTGAATCAAATTCGAAAATACTTTGTGTTTCCT encodes the following:
- the LOC113312222 gene encoding uncharacterized protein LOC113312222, whose amino-acid sequence is MVYSVEVIFNMARIKVGMDGAQNHIRWYIGDGSKISVWFDTWNGDSPLIDRFGDNVIVQNNIHLKVQDLLENGEWSIPTDLQSIIPSSLPSVNGGKDMVVWCGDVKGVFTTTAVVEKIRIKEPKVHWPNLIWKSFLHPGIASNI
- the LOC113312223 gene encoding uncharacterized protein LOC113312223 translates to MTGTKWLSNYDTNILNFFKLEQKKIKNHSLKKCHWNGPLLGYMMLCCEGVANGNPGAAEYGIIGTDHQSQVIGTISGGVGLATSFIAAVVSVICATEWAIKIQCSKIIVRSSDKTVMENFRKGVVPWYLRARWLKSITGLADIQYEDCYKEINFTAESLERYGTRLSQGVTIIQNGKPSSLAQVEMPHTTYHRV